In one window of Sphingomonas glaciei DNA:
- a CDS encoding peptidylprolyl isomerase, whose translation MQSFRRLSKSKLGTGILILFLLLILASFALADISNLSQGGSLPQTTLARVGKVELTANELDTAMQRRLAVLRQQNPQATYADLAPEFDAIVDSLIQERTLWAYAQKHGFVVSKKLVDAEIVKLPGVRGLDGRFSEAAYQTFLQQERITDAQLRREIETSLLQRLVIAPVAANVRIAQGLARPYADILLEQRSGSLGLIPFAAFANGPAPTAAEILTFYRQNLARYTVPERRSFRMARITPEQLGPVAATDAEIAKYYQDNQATYGGVERRVLSRATLPDQAAVAAIAARAKAGGNFAAAAAPAGFSASDVSVGPQTRAQLVATAGEAVAAQVFSAPSGAVIGPVQSSTGFDVIKVESIQTASGRSLADARAEIATKLTDEKRKNALADLVGKIEDSLADGRTFEEVATANKLPVLVTPALTRAGAAFDQPDFKLPADFAAVPGASFDIGADDDPIVEPLPNEAGFVLVDVAEVVPAAPAPLARVQAQVATDFAAKRAQDQANAAATRILAAVQGGKPLAAAVAEAGIAGIRPPEAVELRRGALAQFAQQGQEVPPPLRILFSLAPGKAQRAAGPSGIYLVQLDRVVPGNAATNPQLIAGEVTSLQRSAGAELALQWLSAAQRELKVTRNDDAIQAARNRILGGGGSTE comes from the coding sequence ATGCAAAGCTTCCGCCGCCTGTCCAAGTCCAAGCTCGGGACCGGCATCCTGATCCTGTTCCTGCTGCTTATCCTCGCCAGCTTCGCGCTCGCCGACATCAGCAACCTCAGCCAGGGCGGTTCGCTTCCCCAGACCACGCTCGCCCGCGTCGGCAAGGTCGAACTGACCGCCAACGAGCTCGACACCGCGATGCAGCGGCGCCTGGCCGTCCTGCGCCAGCAAAACCCGCAGGCGACCTACGCCGACCTCGCCCCCGAATTCGACGCCATCGTCGACTCGCTGATCCAGGAGCGGACCTTGTGGGCCTATGCCCAGAAGCACGGCTTCGTCGTTTCCAAGAAGCTGGTCGATGCCGAAATCGTCAAGCTGCCGGGCGTGCGCGGTCTCGACGGCCGCTTCAGCGAAGCCGCCTACCAGACCTTCCTCCAGCAGGAGCGGATCACTGACGCCCAGCTCCGCCGCGAGATCGAGACCAGCCTTCTGCAGCGTCTGGTCATCGCCCCGGTCGCCGCCAACGTCCGAATCGCGCAGGGCCTTGCCCGCCCCTATGCCGATATCCTGCTCGAACAGCGCAGCGGCAGCCTGGGGCTGATCCCGTTTGCCGCCTTCGCCAACGGCCCGGCCCCGACCGCGGCCGAGATTTTGACCTTCTACCGCCAGAACCTCGCCCGCTACACGGTGCCCGAACGGCGCAGCTTCCGCATGGCCCGGATCACGCCGGAACAGCTTGGACCCGTTGCCGCCACCGATGCGGAGATCGCGAAATACTACCAGGACAACCAGGCCACTTACGGCGGGGTGGAGCGGCGCGTGCTGAGCCGGGCGACCCTGCCTGATCAGGCCGCGGTCGCCGCCATCGCCGCGCGCGCCAAGGCCGGAGGCAATTTTGCCGCCGCCGCCGCGCCCGCCGGCTTCTCCGCCTCGGACGTCAGCGTCGGCCCGCAGACCCGCGCGCAGCTCGTCGCCACCGCCGGCGAAGCGGTCGCCGCTCAGGTCTTCTCGGCGCCTTCGGGGGCAGTGATCGGTCCGGTCCAGTCCTCCACCGGCTTCGACGTCATCAAGGTCGAGAGCATCCAGACGGCGTCGGGCCGCAGTCTCGCCGATGCCCGCGCCGAGATCGCCACCAAACTGACTGACGAAAAGCGCAAGAACGCGCTCGCCGACCTCGTCGGCAAGATCGAGGACAGCCTCGCCGACGGCCGCACCTTCGAAGAGGTCGCGACCGCGAACAAGCTGCCGGTGCTCGTCACCCCTGCGCTGACCCGCGCCGGTGCCGCTTTCGACCAGCCGGATTTCAAGCTTCCCGCCGACTTCGCCGCGGTCCCCGGTGCCAGCTTTGACATCGGCGCCGACGACGATCCCATCGTCGAGCCGCTGCCGAACGAGGCCGGCTTCGTACTGGTCGACGTCGCCGAAGTGGTCCCGGCCGCCCCCGCGCCGCTGGCCCGTGTCCAGGCCCAGGTCGCCACCGACTTCGCCGCCAAGCGCGCGCAGGACCAGGCCAATGCCGCCGCGACCCGCATCCTCGCCGCCGTGCAGGGCGGCAAGCCACTCGCCGCAGCGGTCGCCGAAGCCGGGATCGCCGGCATCCGCCCGCCCGAAGCGGTCGAGCTTCGCCGCGGCGCCCTCGCCCAGTTCGCCCAGCAGGGCCAGGAAGTGCCGCCCCCGCTGCGCATCCTGTTCAGCCTCGCGCCCGGCAAGGCGCAGCGCGCGGCGGGTCCGTCGGGTATCTACCTCGTCCAGCTCGACCGTGTCGTGCCCGGCAATGCCGCCACCAACCCGCAGCTGATCGCCGGCGAAGTGACCAGCCTCCAGCGCAGCGCCGGCGCCGAACTCGCCCTGCAGTGGCTGTCCGCCGCTCAGCGCGAGCTCAAGGTCACCCGCAACGACGACGCGATCCAGGCTGCCCGCAACCGCATCCTCGGCGGCGGTGGCAGCACGGAATAA
- a CDS encoding PRC-barrel domain-containing protein, with product MAYDNYSDDDRRDRMTDDRYDRDRPRDHDRVRGFFRGGRDERGPSRDDLSRRDGSRIARDDDHRARRGVPYDETGDLIASSKVEGTPVYGRDDRRLGTVKALMIDKVRGEVRYAVLSHATGFLGLDEEVVPVRWEELRYDERRGGYRVDFTSEDVAYTIENRRRGRAEGRDLDREGRPRSR from the coding sequence ATGGCCTACGACAATTACTCCGACGACGACCGCCGCGATCGCATGACCGACGACCGCTATGACCGCGATCGTCCGCGCGACCATGACCGCGTGCGCGGCTTCTTCCGTGGCGGCCGCGACGAGCGCGGCCCGTCCCGCGACGATCTCTCGCGCCGCGACGGCTCCCGCATCGCCCGCGACGACGACCATCGCGCCCGCCGCGGCGTCCCCTATGACGAGACCGGCGACCTGATTGCCTCCAGCAAGGTCGAGGGCACCCCCGTCTACGGCCGCGACGACCGGCGCCTCGGCACGGTCAAGGCGCTGATGATCGACAAGGTCCGCGGCGAGGTCCGCTACGCCGTGCTCAGCCACGCCACCGGCTTTCTCGGCCTCGACGAGGAAGTCGTCCCAGTCCGCTGGGAAGAACTCCGCTACGACGAGCGCCGCGGCGGCTACCGCGTCGACTTCACTTCGGAGGACGTCGCCTACACCATCGAAAACCGTCGCCGCGGCCGAGCCGAAGGCCGCGACCTCGACCGCGAAGGCCGCCCCCGCAGTCGCTGA
- a CDS encoding CTP synthase: MARFVFVTGGVVSSLGKGLLSASLAACLQARGYTCRIRKFDPYLNVDPGTMSPYQHGEVYVTDDGAESDLDLGHYERFTGVSAKQSDNVTTGRIYRDIIARERRGDYLGATVQVIPHVTNAIKEFALADTDGLDFVICEIGGTVGDIESLPYIEALRQLRNDLGRGQTVSVHTTLVPWIKVAGELKTKPTQHSVREIASLGVQPDVLLCRCEMPIPEAERAKIAQFCNVPKSAVIEALDARSIYDVPLQYHREGLDDEVLKAFGMPTEPRPDLSSWEQVMDAVDHPEGEVTIGVVGKYVGLPDAYKSLREALVHGGIANRVKVNIKWVDAELFEKPDGNTLTELEPMHAILVPGGFGERGTEGKIASVRFAKERKVPFFGICLGMQMACIEGARAAGIEGASSTEFGDTPEPVVGMITEWMSEEGLQERRAGGDLGGTMRLGAYEATLGGNSHVAAIYGKTQISERHRHRYEVNAHYKADLERSGLVFSGMSPDGRLPEIVERPDHPWFVGVQFHPEYKSRPFDPHPLFASFIAAAVKQSRLV, from the coding sequence ATGGCGCGGTTTGTTTTCGTTACCGGCGGCGTGGTCTCCAGCCTCGGCAAGGGTCTCCTCTCGGCAAGTCTTGCAGCATGCCTGCAGGCGCGCGGCTATACCTGCCGCATCCGCAAGTTCGATCCCTATCTGAACGTCGATCCGGGGACGATGAGCCCCTATCAGCACGGCGAAGTCTACGTCACCGACGACGGGGCGGAGAGTGATCTCGACCTTGGTCATTACGAGCGCTTCACCGGCGTGTCGGCCAAGCAGTCGGACAATGTCACCACCGGCCGCATCTATCGCGACATCATCGCCCGCGAGCGGCGCGGCGATTATCTCGGCGCGACGGTGCAGGTGATCCCGCACGTCACCAACGCCATCAAGGAGTTCGCGCTGGCAGACACCGACGGGCTCGATTTCGTGATCTGCGAGATCGGCGGGACGGTCGGCGATATCGAGAGCCTGCCTTACATCGAGGCGCTTCGGCAACTGCGTAACGACCTTGGCCGCGGGCAAACGGTCAGCGTCCACACCACGCTGGTACCGTGGATCAAGGTCGCGGGCGAACTGAAGACCAAGCCGACCCAGCATAGCGTGCGCGAGATCGCGTCGCTCGGTGTGCAGCCCGACGTGCTGCTGTGCCGGTGCGAGATGCCGATCCCGGAGGCCGAGCGGGCCAAGATCGCGCAATTCTGCAACGTGCCCAAAAGCGCGGTGATCGAGGCGTTGGACGCGCGGTCGATCTACGACGTGCCGCTGCAATATCACCGCGAAGGCCTCGACGACGAGGTGCTGAAGGCGTTCGGCATGCCGACCGAGCCCAGGCCTGACTTGTCGAGCTGGGAACAGGTGATGGACGCGGTCGACCATCCCGAGGGCGAGGTGACGATCGGGGTGGTCGGCAAATATGTTGGCCTGCCGGACGCTTATAAGAGCCTGCGCGAGGCGCTGGTCCACGGCGGCATCGCCAACCGGGTCAAGGTCAACATCAAGTGGGTCGACGCCGAGCTGTTCGAGAAGCCCGACGGCAATACTCTGACCGAACTGGAACCGATGCACGCGATCCTGGTGCCGGGCGGCTTCGGCGAGCGCGGGACCGAGGGCAAGATCGCCTCGGTCCGTTTCGCCAAGGAGCGCAAGGTACCCTTTTTCGGCATTTGCCTTGGCATGCAGATGGCCTGCATCGAGGGGGCGCGGGCGGCGGGAATTGAGGGCGCTTCCTCGACGGAGTTCGGTGACACGCCCGAGCCGGTGGTCGGAATGATCACCGAGTGGATGAGCGAAGAGGGCCTGCAGGAGCGCCGTGCCGGGGGTGACCTTGGCGGGACCATGCGGCTTGGCGCTTATGAAGCGACGCTGGGCGGCAACAGCCATGTCGCGGCGATCTACGGCAAGACCCAGATCAGCGAGCGCCACCGCCACCGCTACGAGGTCAACGCGCACTACAAGGCCGATCTCGAGCGAAGCGGACTTGTGTTCAGCGGCATGTCGCCGGACGGCCGCTTGCCCGAGATTGTCGAGCGGCCCGATCATCCGTGGTTCGTGGGCGTCCAGTTCCACCCCGAATACAAGAGCCGCCCGTTCGACCCGCACCCGCTGTTCGCGAGCTTCATCGCGGCAGCCGTGAAGCAGAGCCGGCTGGTCTAA
- a CDS encoding acyl carrier protein, whose amino-acid sequence MAAKPQIPSADVDTSLRQLLADTLGLSAARVATFDETTELFGALPEFDSMAVANLLTGIEERFAVLIEDSDVEAEDFASFGSLKAFVERLA is encoded by the coding sequence ATGGCCGCCAAGCCCCAGATCCCGTCGGCCGACGTCGACACCTCGCTGCGCCAGTTGCTGGCCGACACCCTCGGCCTCTCCGCAGCCCGCGTCGCCACCTTCGACGAGACCACCGAATTGTTCGGCGCCCTGCCCGAATTCGACTCGATGGCGGTCGCCAACCTCCTGACCGGAATCGAGGAGCGCTTTGCGGTTCTAATCGAGGACAGCGACGTCGAAGCGGAGGATTTCGCCAGCTTCGGCTCGCTCAAGGCCTTCGTGGAGCGACTGGCCTAG
- the trxB gene encoding thioredoxin-disulfide reductase, with the protein MSETIHSRLIVLGSGPAGLTAAIYAARAGLQPIVIQGIQPGGQLTTTTDVENYPGFRDVVQGPWLMEEMQAQAEHVGTRMVWDHIDRVELNGRPFRLHGDGGTTYLADTLVIATGAQAKWLGLPSEERMKGKGASACATCDGFFYRGKKVAVIGGGNTAVEEALYLTNHSDDVTLIHRRDSFRAEKILQDRLFAHKSVKVIWNSEVDEFLSGGQPEALTGLRLKNRVTGELSEIEVDGAFVAIGHKPATELFAGQLNLDEDGYLAVETGSTRTNIPGVFACGDVMDKIYRQAVTAAGTGCMAALDAERFLAAEEFAELQAAE; encoded by the coding sequence ATGAGCGAGACCATTCACAGCCGCCTGATCGTCCTGGGCTCGGGCCCGGCCGGCCTGACCGCCGCCATCTATGCCGCCCGCGCCGGGCTGCAGCCGATCGTCATCCAGGGCATCCAGCCCGGCGGCCAGCTGACCACCACCACCGACGTCGAGAATTATCCCGGCTTCCGCGACGTCGTCCAGGGCCCCTGGCTGATGGAGGAGATGCAGGCCCAGGCCGAGCATGTCGGAACGCGAATGGTGTGGGACCATATCGACCGGGTCGAGCTGAATGGGCGCCCGTTCCGCCTGCATGGCGACGGCGGCACGACCTATCTCGCCGACACGCTGGTGATTGCGACCGGGGCGCAGGCGAAGTGGCTGGGGCTGCCGAGCGAGGAGCGGATGAAGGGCAAGGGCGCGAGTGCCTGTGCAACCTGCGACGGCTTCTTCTATCGCGGCAAGAAGGTGGCGGTGATCGGCGGCGGCAATACCGCGGTCGAGGAAGCGCTGTACCTCACCAACCATAGCGACGACGTGACGCTGATCCACCGCCGCGACAGCTTCCGCGCGGAGAAGATCCTCCAGGACCGGCTGTTCGCGCACAAGTCGGTCAAGGTGATCTGGAACAGCGAAGTCGACGAGTTCCTGTCGGGCGGCCAGCCCGAGGCACTGACCGGGCTGCGCCTGAAGAACCGGGTCACCGGCGAACTGAGCGAGATCGAGGTCGACGGGGCGTTCGTTGCGATCGGCCACAAGCCGGCAACCGAGCTGTTCGCCGGGCAGTTGAACCTCGACGAGGACGGCTATCTGGCGGTCGAGACCGGTTCGACCCGGACCAACATTCCCGGCGTGTTCGCTTGCGGCGACGTGATGGACAAGATCTATCGCCAGGCGGTGACGGCGGCCGGGACCGGCTGCATGGCCGCGCTCGACGCCGAGCGGTTCCTGGCAGCCGAGGAATTTGCGGAGTTGCAGGCGGCCGAATAG
- the lexA gene encoding transcriptional repressor LexA: MLTVKQRELLTYIDQQLKASGVSPSFDEMREALDLKSKSGVHRLISALEERQFIRRLPNRARALEVVRLPDTQAATSAPATPQPRPVVAANDTIDLMMAGRIAAGTPIEALQGQDSFPVPAALLGPGEHYALEVSGDSMVDEGILDGDYVLIRKVDVAREGEIVVALIDDAEATLKTFRREGQMVRLDPANRAHEAQRYDPRRVKIQGKLAGLIRRYH, from the coding sequence ATGCTGACTGTCAAGCAACGCGAACTGCTCACCTACATCGACCAGCAGCTCAAGGCGTCAGGGGTCAGCCCCAGCTTCGATGAGATGCGGGAGGCGCTCGACCTTAAGAGCAAGTCCGGAGTTCACCGCTTGATCTCCGCGCTGGAGGAACGCCAGTTCATCCGCCGCCTCCCCAACCGCGCGCGCGCGCTTGAAGTGGTGCGGCTCCCCGACACGCAGGCGGCGACCTCAGCCCCGGCGACGCCACAGCCGCGCCCGGTGGTGGCGGCCAATGACACCATCGACCTGATGATGGCCGGACGGATCGCCGCCGGTACCCCGATCGAGGCGCTGCAGGGGCAAGACAGCTTCCCCGTTCCCGCCGCCCTGCTCGGACCGGGCGAGCATTATGCGCTCGAAGTGTCGGGGGATTCGATGGTCGACGAGGGCATCCTCGACGGCGACTATGTCCTGATCCGCAAGGTCGACGTTGCGCGCGAGGGGGAGATTGTGGTCGCCCTGATCGACGACGCCGAAGCCACCCTCAAGACCTTCCGCCGCGAAGGGCAAATGGTTCGTCTCGACCCCGCCAACCGCGCCCACGAAGCACAGCGCTACGACCCCCGCCGGGTCAAGATCCAAGGCAAGCTCGCTGGCCTGATCCGCCGCTATCATTGA
- the tpiA gene encoding triose-phosphate isomerase, with translation MTKLIAGNWKMHGTTDSLAEVKAIADFARQHEGAVEVALCLPATLIHRAAEAVPGFAIGAQDMHSRDKGAHTGDIAAAMLHDAGASLVIVGHSERRDAHREADAEVRAKAEAGLAAGLRVILCVGESLEEREAGRAVETVSGQVDASLPRGDFDLGGLAVAYEPIWAIGTGRVAGTDDIAEMHAAIRERLVAAYGEKGAGVRILYGGSVKPDNAAEIFAVPEVGGALVGGASLKAADFLPIVEAGAAG, from the coding sequence ATGACGAAGCTGATTGCAGGCAATTGGAAGATGCATGGGACGACCGACAGCCTGGCTGAGGTGAAGGCGATCGCCGACTTCGCGCGCCAGCACGAAGGCGCGGTCGAGGTGGCCTTGTGCCTGCCCGCGACCCTGATCCACCGCGCGGCGGAGGCGGTGCCGGGCTTCGCCATTGGGGCTCAGGACATGCACTCAAGGGACAAGGGCGCGCACACCGGCGATATCGCCGCGGCGATGCTTCACGACGCCGGAGCGAGCTTGGTGATCGTCGGCCACAGCGAGCGGCGCGACGCCCACCGCGAGGCCGATGCGGAGGTTCGCGCCAAGGCCGAAGCCGGGCTGGCGGCGGGGCTGCGCGTCATCCTCTGTGTCGGGGAGAGCCTGGAGGAGCGCGAGGCCGGGCGCGCCGTGGAAACGGTGTCGGGGCAGGTCGATGCCTCGCTTCCCCGCGGCGACTTCGACCTTGGCGGGCTGGCGGTCGCCTATGAGCCGATCTGGGCGATCGGCACGGGCCGGGTCGCGGGCACCGACGACATTGCGGAGATGCATGCCGCCATCCGCGAGCGACTGGTCGCGGCCTATGGCGAAAAGGGGGCGGGCGTCCGGATCCTCTATGGCGGGTCGGTCAAGCCCGACAATGCGGCCGAGATCTTCGCCGTGCCGGAAGTGGGCGGGGCGCTGGTCGGCGGAGCGAGCCTGAAGGCGGCAGACTTCCTGCCGATCGTCGAGGCCGGGGCTGCTGGTTAA
- a CDS encoding MarR family winged helix-turn-helix transcriptional regulator yields MAVGHGDWEQISVINSKLRADGAAFTARDIDAAFRVLTWIRQEMIDQEEQPLIESQRDHLLRLAKGIRASRAERTLFFREDLFGEASWDILLALFIAGEEGYEMKMTAVCYESGVPMTTALRWIDRLIELGHVVKRANAYDARSSLLELSPETADKLRNYLEHVLSRHMSKSTPSPDS; encoded by the coding sequence GTGGCGGTTGGACATGGCGATTGGGAACAAATTTCGGTGATCAACAGTAAGTTACGTGCTGACGGCGCTGCGTTCACAGCTCGCGACATCGACGCAGCGTTCCGGGTCCTGACCTGGATAAGGCAAGAAATGATCGACCAAGAAGAGCAGCCACTCATCGAGAGTCAACGCGACCACTTGTTGCGTTTGGCGAAGGGGATCAGGGCATCCCGAGCCGAACGCACTCTATTTTTCCGTGAAGACCTGTTTGGCGAGGCCTCCTGGGACATCCTGCTTGCGCTCTTCATCGCGGGTGAGGAGGGCTATGAGATGAAGATGACTGCGGTCTGCTACGAGAGCGGCGTGCCAATGACCACGGCACTGCGCTGGATCGACCGGCTGATTGAACTCGGTCACGTCGTTAAGCGGGCCAATGCCTACGACGCGCGATCCTCGCTATTGGAGCTTTCGCCTGAAACCGCCGATAAGCTGCGGAATTATCTGGAGCATGTCCTTTCCCGGCACATGTCTAAAAGCACGCCTTCACCAGATAGTTGA
- a CDS encoding anthranilate synthase component II: protein MSAAQRLLVVDNHDSFTFTLVDYCRQLGADVTVVQADAITVPEALAHGGTLLISPGPGHPADAGISVALAAACIAEARPLLGVCLGHQAIALAAGASIVRAAPMHGKTDAITHDGSGLFAGLPDPLAMTRYHSLVAADLPSTLRATAQGSDGTIQGLAHQDAPVHGVQFHPESIASEHGLQLLANFLRLSHRPA from the coding sequence GTGAGCGCTGCTCAGCGGCTGCTCGTGGTCGACAATCACGACAGCTTCACCTTCACGCTGGTCGATTATTGCCGCCAGCTCGGCGCCGACGTCACCGTCGTTCAAGCCGATGCAATCACGGTGCCAGAAGCGCTGGCGCACGGCGGCACGCTGCTGATCAGCCCCGGCCCCGGCCATCCCGCAGACGCGGGGATCTCGGTAGCCCTCGCCGCCGCCTGCATCGCCGAAGCCCGGCCGCTGCTCGGCGTCTGCCTCGGCCACCAGGCGATTGCGCTCGCCGCCGGGGCCTCGATCGTCCGCGCAGCCCCGATGCACGGCAAGACCGACGCCATCACCCACGACGGCAGCGGCCTGTTCGCCGGCCTACCCGACCCGCTTGCCATGACCCGCTACCACAGCCTGGTCGCCGCCGACCTGCCATCAACCCTGCGCGCCACCGCCCAAGGCAGCGACGGGACGATCCAGGGCCTTGCCCATCAAGACGCCCCGGTGCACGGGGTGCAATTCCATCCCGAAAGTATCGCCAGCGAGCATGGCCTGCAGCTGCTCGCCAACTTCCTTCGGCTCTCGCACCGCCCCGCTTGA
- a CDS encoding MerR family transcriptional regulator: protein MANLTIARLAQAADVGVETVRYYQRRGLLDVPPSAGAIRRYGEPDVQRLRFIRSAQASGFTLEEIGQLLAFDPVTDRPSIRALAEQRITALDAQIRQLQQSRSALVRLAGECGSGSAGPCPILEAFES, encoded by the coding sequence ATGGCAAACCTGACCATCGCCCGTCTCGCGCAAGCCGCGGACGTCGGGGTCGAGACCGTCCGCTATTATCAGCGCAGGGGCCTGCTCGACGTTCCGCCGAGCGCCGGCGCGATCCGCCGCTATGGCGAACCAGACGTCCAGCGCCTCCGCTTCATTCGGTCGGCGCAGGCGTCGGGCTTCACGCTGGAAGAGATCGGGCAGCTACTTGCCTTCGATCCGGTGACCGACCGCCCCTCAATCCGCGCTCTGGCCGAGCAGCGCATCACCGCGCTCGACGCGCAAATCCGCCAGCTTCAACAGTCGCGGTCTGCATTGGTCCGCCTGGCGGGCGAATGCGGCAGCGGGTCGGCTGGCCCCTGCCCGATCCTCGAAGCCTTCGAGAGTTAG
- a CDS encoding glutaredoxin — protein sequence MNSESSPTRPRAILVRMVMPDHVCPFGLKALHLLKSRGYAVDDRHLTTREEVDAYKAEVGVKTTPQVFINGERIGGHDDLRRFLGLRVAEPGATSYRPVAALFGMTGAMAMALSFAMFGTPLTVMAGEWFIALSMCVLALLKLQDIGKFSSMFLNYDLLARRWVPYASLYPWLEGLAGVLMLSGAAMWLSVPIALFIGGIGALSVFKAVYIDKRELKCACVGGSSNVPLGFVSLTENVMMVAMALWMVAK from the coding sequence ATGAACAGCGAATCAAGCCCAACGCGACCTCGCGCCATCCTCGTCCGGATGGTGATGCCGGACCACGTCTGTCCGTTCGGCTTGAAGGCGCTGCACTTGCTCAAGAGCCGCGGCTATGCGGTCGATGACCGGCATCTGACCACCCGCGAGGAGGTCGACGCGTACAAGGCCGAAGTGGGGGTGAAGACCACTCCGCAGGTGTTCATCAACGGGGAGCGGATCGGCGGGCATGACGACCTGCGCCGCTTCCTTGGGCTGCGCGTCGCTGAGCCGGGGGCGACCAGTTATCGGCCGGTCGCCGCCTTGTTCGGGATGACCGGCGCGATGGCGATGGCGCTGAGCTTCGCCATGTTCGGCACGCCGCTGACGGTGATGGCGGGCGAGTGGTTCATCGCCCTGTCGATGTGCGTGCTGGCGCTGCTGAAGCTGCAGGACATCGGCAAATTCTCGTCGATGTTCCTCAACTACGACCTGCTGGCGCGGCGCTGGGTGCCGTACGCCAGCCTGTATCCGTGGCTGGAGGGACTGGCCGGCGTGCTGATGCTGAGCGGAGCGGCGATGTGGCTGTCGGTGCCCATCGCGCTGTTCATCGGCGGGATCGGCGCACTGTCTGTGTTCAAGGCCGTGTACATCGACAAGCGCGAGCTGAAATGCGCCTGCGTCGGGGGGTCGTCGAATGTGCCGCTGGGCTTCGTGTCGCTGACCGAGAATGTGATGATGGTGGCGATGGCGCTGTGGATGGTGGCCAAGTGA
- a CDS encoding phytanoyl-CoA dioxygenase family protein — MDMDEAGIMGGLYGKGIIACRDAFTTAWADRLAADIWRVWERVEDRPGGALPRGAQRFYVELAPEDIAGFVDIVTHPWFVAVCEAVLTKDYRIVEVGFDIPFPGAEDQPWHRDFRAPVATLEGRRLNSLAFNLTAVDTRDEHGPFEIAPGTQWDAIEGAVDGMFPDRALWARYEERAVKKLPQRGDMSARSALTIHRGTANRSNEPRPVLVVGVDAPDATNAAHHDLQVTQSYFEGLPARVRDHLSCRVVERLEMIEQHHVIEGLL, encoded by the coding sequence ATGGACATGGACGAAGCCGGGATCATGGGGGGCCTGTACGGCAAGGGGATCATCGCCTGCCGCGATGCCTTTACGACGGCGTGGGCGGACCGCCTTGCGGCCGACATCTGGCGGGTGTGGGAGCGGGTGGAGGACAGACCGGGCGGGGCGCTGCCGCGAGGGGCCCAGCGCTTCTACGTCGAATTGGCGCCCGAGGATATTGCCGGGTTCGTCGATATCGTCACCCACCCGTGGTTCGTGGCGGTGTGCGAGGCGGTGCTGACCAAGGACTATCGCATCGTCGAGGTCGGGTTCGACATTCCGTTCCCGGGCGCCGAGGACCAGCCGTGGCACCGCGACTTTCGTGCGCCGGTCGCGACGCTGGAGGGGCGGAGGCTGAACAGTCTCGCGTTCAACCTGACCGCGGTCGACACCCGCGACGAGCATGGGCCGTTCGAGATCGCGCCGGGAACGCAGTGGGACGCGATCGAGGGGGCGGTGGACGGGATGTTCCCCGATCGCGCGCTATGGGCTCGCTACGAGGAGCGAGCGGTGAAGAAGCTGCCGCAGCGAGGCGACATGTCGGCGCGGTCGGCCCTGACCATCCACCGCGGCACCGCCAACCGATCGAACGAGCCGCGGCCGGTGCTAGTGGTCGGCGTCGATGCGCCCGACGCGACCAATGCCGCGCATCACGATCTGCAAGTGACCCAGAGCTATTTCGAGGGACTGCCGGCGCGGGTGCGGGACCACCTGTCGTGCCGGGTGGTGGAAAGGCTCGAGATGATCGAGCAGCATCATGTGATCGAGGGGCTGCTGTAA
- the secG gene encoding preprotein translocase subunit SecG codes for MFTFLLIVQTIVAVALCTVILLQRSEGGGLGVGGSSAGFMTARGAADFLSRATSWLGGAFIILCIALAAIAGTRNDGQSIDASIANAPIQAPAQPGPTQTAPANPAAPADNGAVPLAQ; via the coding sequence ATGTTCACCTTCCTCCTCATCGTCCAGACCATCGTCGCGGTCGCCCTGTGCACCGTCATCTTGCTGCAGCGTTCCGAAGGCGGCGGGCTCGGCGTGGGCGGGTCGTCGGCAGGCTTCATGACCGCGCGCGGCGCGGCCGACTTCCTGAGCCGGGCGACGTCGTGGCTGGGCGGGGCGTTCATCATCCTGTGCATCGCGCTGGCCGCGATCGCTGGCACCCGCAACGACGGCCAGTCGATCGATGCGTCGATTGCCAATGCGCCGATCCAGGCACCCGCTCAGCCGGGGCCGACGCAGACGGCGCCGGCTAATCCGGCCGCTCCGGCCGACAATGGCGCGGTTCCGCTGGCGCAGTAA